In Gimesia benthica, a single window of DNA contains:
- a CDS encoding mechanosensitive ion channel family protein, translating into MPALIRFFLILSMVAGGPSVSRGQEQEPAESAPAEPQSVEETVPAPKAVNVTPAALDVDISRRLTHILEATEWFTEPEADVDEGVAFLTGTTDDERYRTWAGELARNTQDVVAVVNRIQVRQPPLWDMSASFVPMREMLRNTVRAIPTIIMALLILLLTWLSMLLCGWVADWTLLSRVDNKLLKGVLRKALLLIVLLFGIYLVLQISGLTRLATTVIGGTGLIGLIIGIAFRDIAENFLASILISMQNPFRYGDLIEVEGVEGFVQRVNTRGTLLMTLEGNHVQIPNSIIYKSKIENFTSNPKVRLDFLIGVGYDVPLIEAQTLAKTTLGQHPAVLDDPEPLVLVENLAASTVNLRLYYWIDGHKHSVLKVNSALMRQVKTAFEEQGFSMPDDAREVIFPQGVPVQMLEGDQEPSVEPAPTRLPARPRPVNLKDEETVSEAEGELTNEYNDIKRQSQQARDPEEDSTDLLADTPKQDVE; encoded by the coding sequence ATGCCTGCACTGATTCGGTTCTTTCTCATACTCAGCATGGTGGCAGGAGGTCCGTCGGTCAGCAGGGGGCAGGAACAGGAACCGGCAGAATCAGCGCCCGCTGAACCGCAGTCGGTTGAGGAGACCGTGCCGGCGCCGAAAGCGGTGAATGTCACACCCGCTGCCCTTGATGTTGATATTTCGCGACGACTGACGCATATTCTGGAAGCGACTGAATGGTTTACCGAACCGGAAGCAGACGTCGATGAAGGAGTCGCCTTTCTCACGGGAACGACTGACGATGAAAGGTACCGCACCTGGGCTGGGGAGCTGGCGCGAAACACTCAGGATGTCGTGGCGGTGGTCAACCGGATTCAAGTGCGACAGCCGCCCTTGTGGGACATGAGTGCGTCATTTGTGCCAATGCGGGAAATGCTGCGGAACACGGTGCGCGCAATTCCGACTATCATCATGGCACTCCTGATCCTGCTGCTGACCTGGCTGAGTATGCTGCTCTGCGGCTGGGTAGCGGATTGGACGCTTCTGAGTCGCGTGGATAACAAGCTGTTGAAAGGGGTACTGCGGAAAGCACTGCTGTTGATTGTCCTGCTGTTCGGCATCTACCTGGTGCTGCAGATCTCCGGTCTGACGCGTCTGGCGACCACTGTGATTGGCGGGACCGGGCTGATCGGTTTGATTATCGGGATCGCCTTCCGGGACATTGCAGAAAACTTCCTGGCCAGCATTCTGATCAGCATGCAGAATCCGTTTCGCTATGGTGATCTGATCGAGGTTGAAGGGGTTGAGGGCTTTGTTCAACGGGTTAATACCCGCGGTACCCTGCTGATGACGCTGGAAGGCAATCACGTTCAGATTCCAAACTCGATCATCTACAAAAGCAAGATTGAGAACTTCACCTCGAATCCCAAAGTCCGGCTCGACTTCCTCATCGGCGTGGGGTATGACGTACCGCTCATCGAAGCGCAGACACTTGCGAAAACGACGCTGGGACAGCACCCGGCTGTGCTCGACGATCCCGAACCTCTGGTGCTGGTCGAAAACCTGGCAGCCTCGACCGTCAATCTGCGTCTGTATTACTGGATCGACGGCCATAAGCACAGCGTACTCAAAGTCAATTCCGCCTTAATGCGTCAGGTCAAGACGGCGTTCGAAGAACAGGGTTTCTCGATGCCCGACGACGCCCGCGAAGTCATCTTCCCGCAGGGAGTACCAGTTCAGATGCTGGAAGGAGATCAGGAGCCCTCTGTGGAACCAGCCCCTACGCGACTGCCTGCCCGACCGCGGCCCGTCAATCTGAAGGACGAAGAGACGGTATCGGAGGCGGAAGGGGAACTGACCAACGAATACAACGACATCAAACGCCAGAGCCAACAGGCCCGCGATCCGGAAGAAGACTCAACCGATCTGCTGGCGGATACGCCTAAGCAGGATGTGGAGTAA
- a CDS encoding oxidoreductase, with the protein MKTVLITGASAGFGKLVAEKLLAKGYTVYAAARRVERMQDLKAKGAHVMHMDVTDNESVKAGVGRVLDEQQRIDVLFNNAGYGSYGTIEDIPLEEIQRQYDVNVFGMGRLIQAVLPQMRQQRSGTIINTSSVVGQISTAVVGWYASTKHAVEAFSDALRMEVKPLGIDVVIIEPGAVKTEFDEVAFGTLDSLDLAEDYKPLVSGFRKYTGGMYAKCPGPEGTANAVIKAIEAKNPKTRYATTMDAKLLPRVKRLLTDKLFDKVVLSQMK; encoded by the coding sequence ATGAAGACAGTCTTGATCACCGGTGCTTCTGCCGGATTTGGAAAACTGGTTGCTGAAAAACTGCTGGCGAAAGGCTATACCGTATACGCGGCAGCACGGCGGGTCGAGCGGATGCAGGACCTGAAAGCCAAAGGCGCTCATGTGATGCACATGGATGTGACCGATAACGAATCCGTCAAAGCAGGAGTGGGGCGAGTTCTGGATGAACAGCAGCGAATCGATGTGCTGTTCAACAACGCGGGCTACGGTTCGTACGGCACAATTGAAGACATCCCACTGGAAGAGATTCAGCGTCAGTATGATGTCAATGTCTTCGGCATGGGACGCTTAATCCAGGCGGTTCTCCCACAGATGCGTCAGCAGCGTTCGGGGACTATCATCAATACATCGTCAGTAGTCGGTCAGATTTCAACAGCCGTGGTGGGCTGGTACGCTTCGACCAAACACGCCGTCGAAGCTTTTTCGGATGCGCTGCGGATGGAGGTCAAGCCGCTGGGAATTGACGTGGTCATCATCGAGCCTGGAGCCGTCAAAACTGAATTCGACGAAGTCGCCTTTGGTACCCTCGATAGTCTGGATCTCGCGGAAGACTATAAGCCTTTAGTCTCCGGCTTCCGTAAATATACCGGCGGAATGTATGCCAAGTGCCCGGGTCCGGAAGGGACAGCGAACGCCGTGATCAAAGCGATCGAGGCCAAAAACCCCAAGACCCGCTACGCAACAACGATGGACGCCAAGCTGCTACCCCGCGTGAAGCGACTGTTGACGGACAAGCTGTTCGATAAGGTTGTATTGAGTCAGATGAAATAA